AGAACCATAAATCttaatattatgtatttataCCTTTTTTTGGCTCgcttttttatttgcacattattaatttttatttttattttaaccattaaatATTTGAACATCTATTTCTTTACTGTTTGATGTCTGCACGGTATATTGttccctttttttatttattattttaaacattttgtttgttgtatatttgtttgtttgtttggtgtaattttattgcttttttatttgattcaCAGTATATATGACATATCTCAGTCAGTTTGTGCAAGATTATGTTAGGATTTAGTTTGGcctaaattgttatgtttttgaaaggcaaataaaaaataaaagtaaaagataTTATTATGTGGCCATCCAGCGCACTGTTTGCATTAAAACAAGTTCAAATGTCAAgctttttaaattattcaaaGTTTGTCTGGTTTTGGTGATTTTTTGTAATTGAACTgatgataaaaataaactgattaaATTAACTACAACAAgattatgaaaaaatattattattttgacatGCTGTTCAGATACGGGAATTAAATGAccaaaaatcttaatattaatttATGCCTCTTTTTGGCTcactttttatttgcatattattaaGTCTACTTGTATATTATCTATTAAATATTTGCAGGTCTTGTGGATGTTGGGGAGACGTGGTGTTGTCCAGACAATGTTCCCTGTGAAGAAATGAAAAAGCTAGAGACAGCAGCCTGCTTGACTGAACTCAACTTGAAATACCTTACAAGACTCTCAAACCCCCGCTGGCTCAATGAACCAATGTATGCTAGGGGTCATAAAGATGTGTGGACTGTAAACATACCAATTCGTCTACTGCCTTCTGCTTCTTCTGTGTCTGAAGGGACGCTAGGGCATGCCTTTACTGGAGATTTGTAATATAGATCTAATGGatccttttcacactaattaaaacaagtttaatttCTTGTTAGTGTTAAAGTGTAATTTTTTTGAATGTATAGTCTTTATTGTGTTGACCTAATATGAATAGCAGTGctgtttgaacaaaaaaaaaactatacaacttttttttcttaGGTAAAATGAGTATTCAGGTTGTCAAAATAGATTATTATATTCTACATTATTGTTGTAGTGATGTCTTTTGTTTTCCTTATTGAACACTTTGCCCCTTGAGATTTAGAATGGTTCCATCACTATCGATTTTAAAACACTCCTAAAAACGTACCTATTTAGCTtgactttttaatattattttaataaattttttttttaccggttcattattacatttatttagttgtttctcttggcttgtttttgtttttatattctgtcttttattttactttgacttatgtacactctcagaaacaaaggtacgggaactgtcactggggcagtacctttttaaaagatacccaaatagtccacagtggtacTTAAAAGGtgcataatagtaaaaaaaatttacCTAAAAAGttcctttgaggtaccattatggaacaaatatgtatcttttaaaaaggtgacAGCTCCCGTACCTTTATTTGTGAGAGTGCACAtcactttggtcagtcttgtgactgttttaaatgtgctttataaatgagTAAACTTGATCTTATTATTTGAGTGTTGCTGTGACTGTAGGATTTTGAATATGGATAGAATCATTTGAAGCAGGGATAGATTGTTTGGACCCGATTACTCTTAACCCCACATAATGCTGTTGGCTATATtctcatttattttttccttaataaaataaagatgtttatttttgcaacaaaaaaaaaaaaaaaacctttgacgTGTTTGTgtcaatatttgtttatatacagAATATGAATTACATTGTCAATAAAAGAtacataaaaggaaaaaaaaggaaaagaacatGATATAAACTTAATGGTAAGACCTTTAAGAAtcaattacagtatattaattaaagtcattacaaaatgaaatagttctgtttgctttcttattttCATATAATGatattcaatttaaataattaaactaaatttatgcaaaaaaaaaaaaaaaaaggaaaatttggTTTGGTGTTAgtcaatttgcatttttggatatgaaatttataaagaaaataacaaagcATGGATTTCTTTTAGTAGAGGCAGATTCATAATgaccaaaaatattttctttaaaagaaacagaaacaTCTTGTTGTATATCATCATTAATAATGAGCCAATGTGTTTCTAAAATTGTACAACATAATTACAatcccaaaataaatgaaaaacagtttcagtgtaaaaattaaatatttgaccaatattaaaactaaactgtttCAAAAATTGTTTAATACAGTAGCAGGGCAGCAAGatggcacaataggtagtgctctcacctcacagcaagaaggtcgctggttcgagccttggctgggtcagttggcatttctgtgtggagtttgcatgttcttcctgtgttggcgtgggttccctTTGGGCtctcttgtttcccccacaagtccaaagacatgcggtacaggtgaattgggtaagctaaattgcccgcagtgtatgtgtgtgaatggaagagtATGGGTGTTACCGagtgatgggtagcagctggaagggcatccgctgcgtaaaacatatgcttgataagttggtggtttattccgctgtggcgaccccagattattaaagagaagctgaaaagaaaatgaatgaatgaatgtttattaggATCAAATTTGTTGATTAATTTAAAAGACACTTCTTTAATCTTATTGGTGAGGAATTATTTTTGTTGCAATAAGCCCATATTTATTTccatttcaaatatattattCCAATAGATTACAACATAACAACCTTTTCAATAAAAAGAGATTTAATCTTgtaatttttatctttttttactaGAAAAACAAGTTTTACCTATAAACATCTCTGTCAaataagaaaaatgaataaatggtatgttatattctaaaataaattcaaagtaatCCATTAAAAACAATCTCTGTTGTTAAATGACTAACTAAAAGCAAaccagttattttattattaaagatttatttttatataagatATTTTGGTTATTCCAAATATTTTTGCCATAGTTATTACTAATACTAGTTAtttttcagtcattattattattattattattattattattattattattattattattattatttagttaaccTTTTTTATTGCACAACAAGAACAATACCATACAAAAAATGAGGAATatgcttacattttttttatatcaaagGAACAAATCAGtagagaataaaataataataataataataataaaattacaggggatactcattcattcattttcttgtcggcttagtccaggggtgggcaaactcggtcctggagggccggtgtcctgcacagtttagctcctactctaatcaaacacacctgcttatagattccagtgatcttgaagacactgattagcttgttcaggtgtgtttgactagtgttggaacaaaactctgcagggacaccggccctcgaggatcaagtttgcccatccctggcttagtccctttattaatctggggtcaccacagaggaatgaactgcctacAGGGGATATTTAAATTACAACAAATTTGCAAAAGGATTCCAAAATTGCATACATtcttatttttatgttcaatGTATTTTAGGGTTTCAATATAATGCTTAAGATCAGTTTTGAACAAATAAATTTTGGGTTTATCATTGGACCATTTTTGTTTGTGCATGGTACTTCCCATAtataatcattaaattaataattaaattttgctccaaagttttgttattattattgtaacatAATACTGTTATAcattatttgtatataaaaaaatatcttggcaaaactgttttatttatttatttaattagtttaaatataAGATATTTAACATCAAACCAAAACATTTTGGTTTTGTACATTCAAAAAACGGTTTTATCAATTCTTCCTCTGATTCACAAAAAGTGCACACAGATTCCATGTCTTTTGAAAATATTTCAACAACTTGTTTCACTGGATAAATAGCTTATATGTCATTTCTTTAACTTTGTTGGTGAGACAGCATttactacactataaaaaataaatccataaaatttacaataaaaaacggcagctgtggttgccagtattttaccattaaaaatacGGAACAAACCCtaaaagtaatttgtaatttttacagtaaactacctaatgttatttatttatgtaatatgtttgcattttgaattaccaacatctacacatcttttgttacacagaaaGACACATTAACACAGCCATATGCAAGGAAGTTACATATAGAACCAATGCTTATCACAAACAACTTTATCCACAAGCAGAAAAATGTATCTGTGTTTAGAAgttgctcagtgtcattcacacagctactaaacacgagtatggtaacacgcataaaattaaagtcatgaaataaacattatttatcaacataagttgtaacataaatctcttatgtacataactgatggggaaacaaccaaaaatatccatattaatgtcaacaaaaagcataaaaagtgatgtgccataaagggaattctgggaaagtcagttTATGGTTATTCGCCATATATACCaaggaaacatactgttaaccaggttacagatttttactgtagcatatatacagtttttttactgttgaaatcacaggcatttttacagtgtaggtaaatTCCAAACTTTTTCCcactcaatctgctcaaaaagaAATTCCAAAAAGATTTGCATTTAGACTACAATGTGGTTCTGCATAACTTTTTAATGTAACAGTTATTAAATTTATTGTCTATAATTTTCACACAATTGACATACTTAACTGATTAGCATGTAAAAGATTTGATTCAGAGGATAAAATACTGGATAAGAGCTGAACAAGTCCAATAGAAATTGCATCAAATACTATTGCAAATTCTTTAAAAGTTATAGGGATCttgtaattgaaaaaaatcaCAATGATTAAAAAGCTGTCCATTACTTATAAATAACTGTCTTACCAATATAATATCATTATTGTACCAATTTCTATAAagtaagcatttattttaaaggttaTACATTTGTTGTTCCATATTACTGATTTATGTggagaaaaattattaaaaattataaaatgcttataaataaGCATTGATAGAGAGCATACCTGTTTATGAAAAGAGGAATGTTTTATCGACACCTTGATAATATCAAATTACACCTTAAAAAATTCTAAACCCCCTGGTGAAAAACTAACTCAGGGATGATGCTCTAAATTTTGTCTTTAGAAATCAGGCAATTCTTAatccatttgtttttaaatacacaattagAAGTCCTGAAGTTTAGAACATTAAGACCACCATCTTCAACTAGATTGTACAAAactgtctttttttaaaaatagcgtGGTCTGTTCCTCCATATGAAATTGAACAAAAATGTATCCACGTCTTTTATGACTGATTTTGGAACATCTAATGCAAGAGACGTATATACTAAACGTGGACAAACCTTCAATTTTGGCTAATAACATCGTCCTTTGATTGACAAATCTCTCATTAACCATaagtttaatttttgtttaattttcttaATAATTGGTGTAAAATGCAGATTAGCTACTTCCCTCTTTTTGATCTTTACAATTTTTTATACCCAAATATTCCACCATCTCCTTTACTGGAACAGTCGTCTATATTATAAGGTTATACAGTCTGCCTAGCCCAAGGTCACGCTAGTGCATTTTGGGTAATGTAGTTAGTTGGTACTTAACAGCGCTGGCGTGGCGATGCTGAAGGCGGGTTTACGAAACCTACTGCGTAGAAGGTCGAGGATTAATATTCATAACCTGCGCATTTGTTAGTGGGACCTATCAATACAACGTAATTAAAAATCTGGACAAACTATCGCTATTGGAAATTTACGTGGCACCTACTTAATTCGTATTCATGAGCGTAGCCTTCGGCGTAGTATGATTAAATGTCTGAGCGTATGACAAACTTTAAAACCGTTCGCACTTCGCATATACAGAGACGATGAGCGTTGCATGTAACATTGTTTGCTGCACTTTTCTAAACTTGCAATAGAGAATGGACAAGCGACCGACTTCGCCTCAGTCAAACGCTGAAACTCCAGACAGGTCAGTGCTAATAACACTCTTATGGTTTATGATTTTTATACGCGTCGCGACACAACCCTTTTATTCTTGTAATGTTAAGCGTCTGTCTATGCACCGCAGTGTTGAGAGGGGGTGTGGTGTCATAAACCGTTGTttcatttatattacatttattttggtaTCTTGATGTAAACAAAAACCTTGGACTGACACGTATACACAAAACCTATCGTCTTCtgcatatgaaaaaatatatattaaataaactcACAAACCCATTTATATTATAGTCCAACAGGAGCTCATGTTGAATGGTGCAAACAACTAATTGCAGCCACAATGTCCAGTCAAAGCTGTGGACCCATCAGCTCAGAGATGATTTCCAGGGAATATAAGGTATGGTCGTGCCGATGTGCATAAGTTACAtttaaaactggttttatttttCCACTTTAACACAAGACAGATTATATTGGGTTtggattgcattttattttacaaaagtcCTTTTATTTTACTGCTTATAAAATGGATGTTTATGACCCCTGTGCATTATTTTGTTTGGTTTAATTTAgttcataatttttttcatatgtgtaaagcaatatatatatatatttataaaaacccTGTAATGCTCACTGACTAgcccaattttgtttattctttGTTAGTTTTGCTCTGCCAAAATCTCCACCCGGTGCTTTTCGTTCATGCACTCTTATGCAAGAGGCAGCACTCTTCACACTTTTTTTCCTTAATGAAACCACAGTGGATCAGAAcatagggtttctgcagggtcttaaaatgtcctaaatctcaaaatccaaaaTTTAGGTCttacaaagtcttaaatttactaaaatattgtgttttaggtAGGCATGGGATAACCATTTTCAAagtttaccgcagtttggaaaagttaaACTGCTTTCTAAAAAGTTATACCGTTGATATACCGTTcataaggtatgtgtaagattttttatttacatttttaaattttttttaggaaaacagtatctcgaacagaaaagatatccaaagataaattgtaaagaaatctgtgtttttaaaacgaaTGAAGACAgcaggggggtattccagaaagctgggttaacttaccatctgctaaaacctaaactctcggttgatttacccaaaacctgcttaccgcgagtatgttggttccaaaacaggtgacaagagttagttaaatcaacctcctgaagataaccgcgggttaatgcgcgtgcacggcacacacctgaaggcattttcagtagatcgccgaattcacgagtcaccatagaaagtcacggtaagaaaaaaagggcaacgcactttacagagtcGAAGCTGGAGggtttaaacacagagattacacatctgcttcaacgaaggaaagaaatatagaataagaaatagataagaaaataaaaaataaataataagaaaatgtattagttcattaaattacacatgccaccctccattttattgtaatgataaattaaactactctttaacatcctttttgagtatgttgtgtaaccattcatgcatttaattttccttccattaatttcttaaggccacaatatgtgtattgacaaataaggcttatagaaattgtaatctttctggagctagaactctgtccaaagtcattaaacacagaaacattattattaaaggtaatatttaattactggagctctttatttaacactctagaatatgctttctgacatgcagctaatagaaagaggcctgtctaactgctgtgtcctataataaaggcttttcagtggttgagtttttgacttaaaccacacactctgtcactgttgtaagtgattgttgtcagatagctttaggttctttttattttgcatgcagacgaagttccttctgcctcaactaacaagcagtgtaagaattttctgcacttttccatatttgaatattactcttggatcacaaaatcttttatctacatatttaaattctaaagtagctgtataaggtccatcttcaaagataaagtcacatgagcatcaacttaaggtgagaaatgtatatgaaaaatatgttacacgtttaAAGGTGCGTGTgtaaagcagtgtacaaaatcattcattttatttcaggaaatgaagaaatgaacagaccaaactatttgagtaaacatagttttttgactaattatatatattctttttagcactcttccatctgttttgtctgcttgggtcactgagatttcctctgggtcaggctgcaggtacgtgtcatcgtataaggcagaaaagggtatcttttgtcctccagcaagtaacaatgtagtgcctatgattctattgtataatacaaatataataaaaataaacattgtgttaagcaacatttgctttatagttttttttttttttctatatttgtaTTAAACACTTGAATCATTATTTCCTGACAATCAGCCATTTGacctcaacatagtgatgaggtggggtgtgtgatgagctggtaagtggaagcagtaatgagtttaatagttgaaacatcaaaagattaaggatagaaaattaagttgtacctgcacacttatactttggacaaattttatattatcagtgtcctttagtgactgatggagctttaaaatcggctgcaattaatgcacacaatagcatttagaaaccctgaaaaaaaattatattaaaaaatgtaggtgtgtgtgcgtgaatgtatatatataagaacgacgtcctacatcttaaattatagatatattttcctacaaaagacaaagctgccacttataatattatacagaaatgtGAGGGTgcaaaaggagagaaaaaacacacaatctttatgtgagattcgaactcactccgttgtgcgctccgttgttctttatcgacgcactgtccactacTCTATTGCCGTGCTCTGAATCttctgtgtaatgatacgcagtgatttatgaccaaggaactgtacgaaagtgtaaaaaacagttcagtgccaggcatactgtacaggtggtcatactgccacattgtacagttgcctaaaatgccctgacgcgaatacaaagagctgcactgaatgttttttatggtaagcgcagacccggggtttgtcacatttgatttcaaaaaggtttgttaaatacattgacattatgaatttggttatgaaaaaaactatgcacttataaccctctcacaacgaaaaaacttgtatttGTGTGTCCATATCCATAAATATTCCCATCAAAAGAGcatgcaatgctcagtaaactctctaaaacagacaaactctaaaacatagcaacttactctctgaacataacctgctctggagcaggttatcttcagagagtaagttgctatggctacttaacatacccagaagttacctccgattttggaaccaaagttgaggttatccacctacatactctcaaacttacccgggtatgtcacataacctgctttctggaacagcccccagaagtcaataattcgttgtcattattcagcctgacatgtttactgctccaaaatatttttaaaatgaatatattgtgtttaaaggggaaaataagttttagtattttttacccagacatttaaaaagaatatattttagagcagtaatcacaataccatgaaaccatgatatttttatccaaggttatcataccgtcagaatcttataccagccaaTGCCTATaggtcaggggtggccaaccctgttcctggagagccaccttcctgcagatttcagttgcaacccatatcaaactcacctgaaccaattaattaggacctgaacaccacgtgataattacaggcaggtgtgtttgatatgggatgcaactgaaatctgcaggagggtggctctccaggaacagggttggccacccctgctataggtcttaaatcttttttaaacaggtcttaattttcttttgttcatgtatagctacccatcTGGCTAAAACCCATACAATTACTAACAATCATCTTAATAAAACTTAACGTAATTTTTAACTCTAATagaatggtttaattattttatttacaatgtgtatatatatatatatataaatatttgtttaaatgttctccatgtatttactgctgaggacactgatctggacagattgttgtccatagatttagtttttaaaatgtttaaaacatttgttcattttttatttattttttttgttaaagaaagtttatgttaggaaaaaaagtgtattgatacaagtagagcttgcttgtttttacacaatatttaaaatgttttgctaaaaaataaaatctcatgtaatttttaaattattaatgtattattaaatgtgtttaattataacaaataatttttgatggggaaaataaaaatattttccatctgggccatttgaaaaatgcCTTTAGCCctggtctaaaatttcattcataatggtcttaaaaatgtctttaaaagtcttaaattaaactctgaaacctgcagaaaccctaatagtttaaattgtacatttaatcAAGTCTACATGAAAAAAAGTACATTTCTAGTATTATCTAATCCACATTTTGCTACAAAACCCTTTCACAACACAATATGTTGTTTTACCTGGCCACATGTCCTATAACCATAAAAAGGCCATAAAATAGTCCAGACATTTCACAGAGTGATGACTTGCTAGTTTATATTATAGCTTGAGTTTTCCTGCCTTCTATTTTCTCCCACAGATTTTTTGATCAACATTTCCGGAGTAGAGTTACCCAATTCTAGCAACAGCTTATTAACTTAGAGGTTAATTGcatgtgatttattttatgttgataTGGCTTTTTATATTCCATTTGGTTTCTTACACAACGCTAGCAAATAATATAGCTTGCCATGACTCGGAATGTAGTTCACAGATCTAATCtatttttgatatttaaaaaaagaagttgTCATTACTTGTCAATTATTTGTTGTAATCTACTTATGaataggcccacatggaatctgcgcacgcagaaatctgcagattgtTGCAGATGTTCACAAGGGTTATATGGTCATGGAAAGCCTGGAAAAGTCAAGGAATTtttacatggcattttccaggcctggaaaagttttggaaaaacagaaaaatccaCAAAGTTTTgtgtcat
The genomic region above belongs to Danio rerio strain Tuebingen ecotype United States chromosome 21, GRCz12tu, whole genome shotgun sequence and contains:
- the zgc:110222 gene encoding uncharacterized protein LOC550336: MSLEVHCLSFRQPYATLVLNGVKTIESRWRPLLSEMQNSTLAVHIAWKSWEGEDWRLILTERLGMTSKQTEELLESGERFGRSVIAGLVDVGETWCCPDNVPCEEMKKLETAACLTELNLKYLTRLSNPRWLNEPMYARGHKDVWTVNIPIRLLPSASSVSEGTLGHAFTGDL